Genomic DNA from Paenibacillus sp. MBLB1832:
GCCGAATGAGCATTTTGCGAAGTAATGGGTTAAAGCGTTAAAAACGATCGGTCAGAAAAAAAGTTGCTCGTCAGCTTATATTGTTTCTTCTTATAGCGCTCACCAAATAATTTTTCTGAGTTTGTAGTTTGAACTCGTACTTTTTTGTTTCCTAAAAAATCACTCTTACCAACGTGAGTTTGCTATTCTGATCTCTTCGATTACAAAAGGACAGGTGAAGTCTTGGAGACTTTCTCCTGTCCACCTTACCCTCTTACAACATTCATGACATTCGCCAGCTACAATCTTTTAGATTTGAGCTCGTTCAATCGTTTTGACATAAAGAGCAACCGTTCTTGGGAAAGATTACTCATCTTGTCCATGATTTCATTATGCTGTGGTAGGTTCTTTTCTGGTAACTGCGAAAGAGGCTCCTCCTGACCGGTGGATGCCGATATTAACCCAGTCAGAAAAGACTCGAACGGAGCAATACAAAGACCCGATGTCCATATGTAAAAAACTCGGAAAGTAATTCGCTTGATTTCATTAGCTTTTTTGACCTTGAAAATTTAACAAGAAAAATAAAAGTCGGAAAGGACTCAAGTCTTGCTCTAGTGTTTCTTGTTAAAAAAGATGGAAAGTGCTCTTATTGCCCGGCACTTCACGGTGGTAAATGTTCACAATCTTATTAAGCACTGCACGACACCTCTATTCATTTTGTTACATGAAATTCATTGCCAACTGGTGCTTCGCCTGGTATGGAAGATCAACACACATATCCATCTTTTAACAACAACAGACAGAATTATAATAACTTGTGTGGTATCATAAATAGTGAGAAATGAAGGCATAACAACACTGATTTACCAAGGGACATTTTCAAAATTCATGAGAACGCCATTCCCTGAATGATGCTGGGTATGCCTATTTTTCATAATTGATGAGAAAATCCGCAAAAAGCGAAATGTATATTTATACACGAAATGCATATTCATAAATGCTTCATACGATTAACTAGGCTCAATAGCTGCTGATTGACATGCTCCGTTGCTCGGACTTTATGTCGGAAATATTCGTCAGCTTGGCACTGAAAAAACTTGTCCAGATCAGAACTATACTTCCGTGCCTTTTCAACCGAATAGAAGGCATTTTTTTAATACCCTTTAGAATTATAAAACACACACAAGACCGTCGGGAAGTAATCTTCTTGATTGTCTTCTCTACTATTGAACAAGATTTCCACTGACAATTTAAGGGAGAGCATAATGAATACGACAACAACTATATAACTCGTATTCATCATGTTCAGAATGGAGTTTTCGTGGTAATCTACAGGTACGACACCAGGCGAATCGATCATGAAATTCCAAATAGACAGCATCCTTTATACTACGTTTTCGCAAGCAATTGCTCAAAAGGATGAAAACTAGGCCATTATTAAAAGAGGATATTCCAGAGCCAAATATCATTGGTTCTGGAATATCCCTTTTGCACGCCAGCGGCTAGTTCTGCACCATCGTACGCAGCATGGCCTCTTTAATCTCATCAAAAAACACGCGAACCTGCTCGTAAGGAGGCTCCGAAAGCTTCCCCGGATGAAGAGGGTCCGAGTTCGACCAGATCGTCTCGAGTGGAACGTACCCTCTGTAATTGCTGTACCGGATTCGAGTAAACAGCTCATCCAGTTCCGTCAAGGCTTCCGTATTCAGACCGGCGGGCAACCTCTTGATTTGGAAGTTATAGGTGTACGGGAGCACCGCCTCAATGTCATCGTACCAAGCATAACCATCGCCGGTTTTAGCGCCGAACGTTTTGTAGCAGCCGGTATCGTTCACGACACCAAGGTTCGGGTGATTGGCCCATTCCAGAATGCGAATGACCTGATCCGCCGTCGAAGTGATATCCGCATGATTTTGCATGCCGATGCGGATCCCTTTGCTGGCGCCGTAGTCCGCACATTCCATTAGGGCGGGAACGATACGTTCCTTAGCGATCGTTTCCCAATCGGTCGTTAAAATATCTTTAGGGATCTCGCCGTTAAATACGCGCATCACGGGGGCCCCCATCGCAGCAGCGACGTCGATCCAATATTTGATGCGCTTCACGTCGAGGGCGCGTCTTTCCGCGTCGGGGTCGGCAAAGTCGTTCTTGACTCCCGTACCGCTGATTTCGATGCCCAGCTCCTCGCTTAGCTTTCTAATGCTTTCGGCATAAGCGTAAATTTCCTGGTCCGGCTTGGAGGGCATGGTAAAGTTCTCGTAGCCAGGAATGAAATAGCTGGTAATATCCACGCAGTCACAGCCGATTTCCTTGCAGAATCGGATGAGGGACAACGTATCCGCCGGAGGGACAGGGCCGCCGCCCTTAAGCCAGGAGAACAAATTATGGCTGAAGCTGTACAGGTTCACACCCAGTTTATAGTCCCCTGTATAATACTCCCCTCTGGGCTGTTTTTCCAAATAGTGCTTGGTGGGAATCTGCTTGTACACCTGAGCGAGTGAAAGCTCGTTAATCTCTGCTTGAGTCATTGTTCGATCCCCTCTCTGTTCTGTATAATGTCAATCCTACGCCCCGTCTCATACGACAGGTACGCGGAGTAAATCACTTCCAGCACATCCCGGGCCAGCTGCCCGTCGGACACAGGCGGCCGATCCTCAGCGATACATTCCATAAAGTCCTGCATTTCCTGATTATAGCCCCGAACCCAATCCTCATCGGAGGAGGCGAAGTTCCAGCCCGCTTTGGTTTCAAGCTTCTCGGCTATGTACTCCTTTGCGAAGACATCGGGGCTTGGCGCATAGACCATAACCCCGTCATTCGGCGTCATATTGCATTTGATGACGGAGTTGGAGGTATAGATATCCATGACGTTGCGGGTGCCGCCCAATACGGCGAATGAGGCCAAAATAACCGCCTTGGTCCCGTCGGTAAACGTGAGAATGACGCTGGCCCACGTTTCCACATTGACCCAATCCGTCACCATCCAATGCTCCTTTACCGCCTGATACGCGGAGCTTTTCGACATGGGCGTCATATCTGCAACAACCGATTGAACACGGATCGGCTCGCCGTATTTCAAACGGCCCTCATAGTTTTTGAGATGAATTGCCGCCGCAATCGGATGGGAGCCGAGAATCATCAGGGAGCCGCCGCCGGCGGTTTCCCAGCGCTTCGACGCCGCCGCGTGAGAGCCGCTGTGGCTCTCCTCGGCACGGATATCCAGGATCGAGCTGTCGCCGGCCTGCAGCAGCCGTTTTGCCTTGGTCACAGAGGGAGCGTAAATCCAGTTCTCGGCGTACATGAATTTAACCTGGTTATCCTTGACAGCCTGCAGGATCTCGTCCGCCGAGCTAAGCGCCTGCGTCAGCGCCTCCTTGGCGAAGATAGGACCGTCCGCTGCCGATCCGGGAGAGCCAAAGTAGCCGGTCATCGGCTTTTCGCAAATAATATGCTTCCCGGCCTGCGCCGCCTCAATAGCCACACCGGCGTGCATGACGTTCGGAATACACAAGTCGACGACGTCGATCTCCGGGTCGGCCAGCAGCTCCTTGTAATCGTTGTACACAACGGGAATATGATGCTTACCGGCGAAAGCCTCCGCCCGCTCCCGTCTGCCGCCCGCAATGGCTTTAATGCATACGTTCAGGCCGGTCACCTTGCGGTAGGCCTCCACATGCCAGGCTGCGGAAAATCCGCTGCCGATTATCCCGACATTAATAGTTTTCATTGGTAAAGGCTCACCCCTTCACGGAGCCCAGCAGCGCCCCTTGATTAAAATACTTCTGTAAAAAAGGATAAACAATAAGCAGCGGAACCGCTGTAAAAATAACCGCCGCCATCCGGACGGCCGGACTAAATTCGATCCCGCTTTCCGTCGCTACCTGACTTCCGTCCGACACGTTCATCATCTGCCGCAGGAACACTTGCAGCGGCAGCTTGGACCCGTCACTTAAGTACAAGATCGCATTAAAGTAGGTGTTCCAATAATCCACCGCATAGAAGAGGGAGAACGTGGCAATGACTGGCAGGGACAGCGGCAACACAATACGCCATAACAGTCCGAGCTCGGAGCATCCGTCGATCCGGGCAGATTCCTCCACCTCGGTGGGGAAGCCCTGAAAGAAGCTGCGGATCACAATCAGATTAAACGGGATAATCGCTCCGGTCAGAAACAAGGACCAATAGCTGTTTAATAAATGCAGGTTCATCACGAGCAAATACAAAGGGATGATGCCGCCGCTGAACAGCATGGTGAACAGCACCATGAAATTCAGCGCCGTTCGGCCCTTCAGCCAGGGCTTGGACAAACCATACGCCATGAGAGTCGTCATCGCCATACTGAAGACCGTCCCTACAGAGGTGATCGTCAAGGAGCTGCGAAAAGCCTGCATAAAGTTGGAGTTGTCGATCAGATAAGCATAGGCGTTTAAGCTCCATTCTCTGGGAATCAGAAAAAATCCCCGAGTGACGATTTCCTGTTTGCTGGCAAGAGACATCATAATGATATAGAGAACCGGGAAAACCTCGATACATAAAATAAGAATGAGCAGGGCATAGACGAAGGCCAGATAGAATGGGGCTTTCCCCCGAAAATTGTACGTATTCATCTCAATAAACGCCCTCCTCGCCCAGCTTTTTGGCAACCCAATTCGCCACCACAATTAAGGCCAATCCTATGACCGACTTGAAAAGACCAACAGCGGTCGTAAAGCTGAACTGTCCCTGCAGAATCCCTTCCCGGTACACATAGGTATCAAATACATCCGCTACACCGAGGTTCAGTGGATTTTGCATAAGTAGGATATGCTCGAAGCCGGTATTCATCACGTAGCCCACGCGGAGAATAAACAGAATAATAATGATCTGCTTCAAGGCAGGCAGCGTAATGTGCCATAATTGCCTCATCCGGGAGGCTCCGTCCACAACGGACGCTTCATATAAGGTCGGATCGATGGAGGCCAGCGCAGCGAAGAAGATCACCGCGTTCCAGCCCGTCTCCTTCCAAATATTTTGGGACAAATAAAGCGGCCGGAAGTAGTCGGGACTAGTCAGCAGCTCGAAACGGGGAAAGCCCCAGTCGACAAGCAGTTTGTTCACGCCGCCTTCCTGCGTAGCAAACAAGATAAAAGTAACACTGATGACAATAACCCAAGATAGAAAGTGGGGAATGTACACAATCGTCTGGATGCTTTTTCGAAACCAGGCCAGCCGGATTTCATTGAGCAAAATTGCCAAAATGATCGGCGCCGGGAAAAAGAAAAACAAGTTGACCGCGCTGAGCGCGAGTGTATTCCACATGAGAGTGAGGAAATCGGCGGAGGTGAACAGTCTTTGAAAGTGCTCTAGTCCTACCCATTTGCTGCCCCAAAGTCCTATGAACGGATCATAATCCTTAAAGGCAAGAAGGACCCCTGCCATCGGAATGTATTTAAAAATCGAAAAAAACAAAAACCCTGGCAAAATCATGAAATAGAGCGGAATTCCTCTTTGCCAGCTCGACAACTTAGTCGTCTTGGCCGGCGGTAACACGTTAGCCACTTGCGTTGTTAAGCCTGTTGATTCCATATAGAGCGCTTCCTTTCCTCCTGC
This window encodes:
- a CDS encoding Gfo/Idh/MocA family protein, whose product is MKTINVGIIGSGFSAAWHVEAYRKVTGLNVCIKAIAGGRRERAEAFAGKHHIPVVYNDYKELLADPEIDVVDLCIPNVMHAGVAIEAAQAGKHIICEKPMTGYFGSPGSAADGPIFAKEALTQALSSADEILQAVKDNQVKFMYAENWIYAPSVTKAKRLLQAGDSSILDIRAEESHSGSHAAASKRWETAGGGSLMILGSHPIAAAIHLKNYEGRLKYGEPIRVQSVVADMTPMSKSSAYQAVKEHWMVTDWVNVETWASVILTFTDGTKAVILASFAVLGGTRNVMDIYTSNSVIKCNMTPNDGVMVYAPSPDVFAKEYIAEKLETKAGWNFASSDEDWVRGYNQEMQDFMECIAEDRPPVSDGQLARDVLEVIYSAYLSYETGRRIDIIQNREGIEQ
- a CDS encoding carbohydrate ABC transporter permease; this translates as MNTYNFRGKAPFYLAFVYALLILILCIEVFPVLYIIMMSLASKQEIVTRGFFLIPREWSLNAYAYLIDNSNFMQAFRSSLTITSVGTVFSMAMTTLMAYGLSKPWLKGRTALNFMVLFTMLFSGGIIPLYLLVMNLHLLNSYWSLFLTGAIIPFNLIVIRSFFQGFPTEVEESARIDGCSELGLLWRIVLPLSLPVIATFSLFYAVDYWNTYFNAILYLSDGSKLPLQVFLRQMMNVSDGSQVATESGIEFSPAVRMAAVIFTAVPLLIVYPFLQKYFNQGALLGSVKG
- a CDS encoding ABC transporter permease; this translates as MESTGLTTQVANVLPPAKTTKLSSWQRGIPLYFMILPGFLFFSIFKYIPMAGVLLAFKDYDPFIGLWGSKWVGLEHFQRLFTSADFLTLMWNTLALSAVNLFFFFPAPIILAILLNEIRLAWFRKSIQTIVYIPHFLSWVIVISVTFILFATQEGGVNKLLVDWGFPRFELLTSPDYFRPLYLSQNIWKETGWNAVIFFAALASIDPTLYEASVVDGASRMRQLWHITLPALKQIIIILFILRVGYVMNTGFEHILLMQNPLNLGVADVFDTYVYREGILQGQFSFTTAVGLFKSVIGLALIVVANWVAKKLGEEGVY
- a CDS encoding sugar phosphate isomerase/epimerase family protein codes for the protein MTQAEINELSLAQVYKQIPTKHYLEKQPRGEYYTGDYKLGVNLYSFSHNLFSWLKGGGPVPPADTLSLIRFCKEIGCDCVDITSYFIPGYENFTMPSKPDQEIYAYAESIRKLSEELGIEISGTGVKNDFADPDAERRALDVKRIKYWIDVAAAMGAPVMRVFNGEIPKDILTTDWETIAKERIVPALMECADYGASKGIRIGMQNHADITSTADQVIRILEWANHPNLGVVNDTGCYKTFGAKTGDGYAWYDDIEAVLPYTYNFQIKRLPAGLNTEALTELDELFTRIRYSNYRGYVPLETIWSNSDPLHPGKLSEPPYEQVRVFFDEIKEAMLRTMVQN